Proteins from a single region of Bdellovibrio svalbardensis:
- a CDS encoding outer membrane protein assembly factor BamD yields the protein MKLVYFALRTLENTVAGHYSSAPMPNVMRKIRLLSYIVLLGSLLSCSAKEQPATRESALSSGFKMLDRQQYDEAIQYFSGLAEKDPHYQVKLAWASAYAARAGVKIETIYAFVTAKNSAVPNLQIRIKEVPLDHQTRGLLANLSTYAEIWNKIPSVGQSAREDLQKAVAILKQDQIPGVRLYSAALRVVILKSSIEEGLRNWDQNSRRRLCLHDVKPYWDWALRVLDGLTQLSQDLEGAFPSKKEFSEARVNLERLRSDAAALPIPAEDQCF from the coding sequence ATGAAATTAGTATATTTCGCTCTGCGCACACTCGAAAATACCGTCGCGGGGCATTATAGTTCCGCGCCTATGCCTAACGTTATGCGAAAAATACGGCTTCTATCTTACATTGTCTTACTTGGCTCGCTGCTTTCCTGTTCCGCGAAGGAGCAACCGGCAACCCGTGAATCAGCCCTCAGCAGCGGATTTAAGATGCTCGATCGTCAACAATATGACGAAGCGATTCAGTACTTCTCAGGGCTCGCTGAAAAAGATCCGCACTATCAAGTCAAACTGGCTTGGGCCTCTGCTTACGCGGCTCGAGCTGGTGTCAAAATTGAAACGATATATGCCTTTGTGACCGCCAAAAATTCAGCGGTACCGAATCTGCAAATTCGCATCAAGGAAGTACCGCTCGATCATCAGACGCGGGGACTGTTGGCGAACCTCAGCACTTACGCGGAGATTTGGAATAAGATTCCCTCCGTTGGGCAGAGCGCCCGCGAAGACTTGCAAAAGGCTGTAGCCATTCTCAAGCAAGATCAAATACCTGGAGTTCGCCTTTATAGCGCAGCTCTGCGCGTAGTGATTTTAAAGTCTTCGATTGAAGAGGGGCTGCGCAATTGGGATCAAAACAGTCGTCGTCGTTTGTGTCTGCATGACGTGAAACCCTATTGGGATTGGGCTCTGCGAGTTCTAGACGGTCTGACTCAACTATCACAGGATTTGGAAGGCGCCTTTCCCTCAAAAAAAGAATTCTCGGAAGCTCGCGTGAATCTTGAGCGCTTACGTTCTGATGCTGCGGCATTGCCGATTCCTGCGGAGGATCAATGCTTCTAA
- a CDS encoding ABC transporter ATP-binding protein yields the protein MAQIEIDHVHKVFKTAEQQDVVALRDINFSIKEGEFICLLGPSGCGKSTLLNAIAGFSLPTEGDVRVHGNIIKEPGPDRGMVFQEYALFPWMTVEDNIVFGLRIRNEDPTKIEKTLTELLQKLKLTEFRSRFPKDLSGGMRQRVAIARVLALDPPIMLMDEPFGALDALTRRSLQDELVKIWSETKKTVVFVTHSMEEAIYLADRIVVMTYRPGTVKKDIAVNIPRPRNPTDTKFNDLKKELTELVMAEQNRFQEAQVRGSTGD from the coding sequence ATGGCACAAATTGAAATTGATCATGTTCATAAAGTTTTTAAGACAGCGGAGCAACAGGATGTTGTTGCATTGAGAGATATTAATTTCTCAATAAAAGAAGGGGAGTTCATCTGCCTTCTGGGGCCTTCCGGTTGTGGCAAGAGCACTTTGCTTAATGCCATCGCGGGATTCTCGTTGCCCACCGAAGGTGATGTTCGGGTTCACGGAAATATCATCAAAGAGCCGGGCCCGGATCGTGGGATGGTCTTTCAAGAATATGCTCTCTTTCCGTGGATGACGGTTGAAGACAATATTGTTTTTGGTTTGAGGATTCGCAATGAAGATCCGACTAAAATTGAAAAGACACTGACAGAGTTGTTGCAGAAATTGAAGCTGACAGAATTCCGCAGTCGTTTCCCTAAAGATCTCTCTGGTGGAATGAGGCAGCGTGTGGCGATTGCCCGTGTCTTGGCTTTGGATCCACCGATTATGCTAATGGATGAGCCTTTTGGAGCACTTGATGCATTAACTCGACGAAGCTTACAGGATGAGTTGGTTAAAATTTGGAGTGAAACCAAAAAGACCGTTGTCTTTGTCACTCACAGTATGGAAGAGGCCATTTATTTGGCGGACCGAATTGTGGTTATGACCTATCGGCCAGGCACCGTAAAAAAAGATATTGCCGTCAATATCCCTCGACCGCGCAATCCGACAGACACGAAGTTCAATGATCTAAAAAAAGAGCTGACAGAGTTAGTGATGGCTGAACAAAACCGCTTCCAAGAAGCTCAGGTCCGCGGCTCCACTGGGGACTAA